In Fragaria vesca subsp. vesca linkage group LG1, FraVesHawaii_1.0, whole genome shotgun sequence, the sequence TCAACGTGAAGGAATCGATTACAAAGACACTTTTGCTCCCGTTGCCAAACTGATCACTGTTTGTTGTCTCCTGTTTGTGGCTGCGGTTCGAAATTGGCCATTGCACTAGATGGATGTCCAGAATGTCTTCCTTCATGGTAAACTCCTTGAGGAAGTATACATGCTTCCTCCACCTGTTTATCGTCGACAGGGGGAGAATGAAGTTTGTCGACTCCACAAGTCACTTTACGGACTTACACAAGAGTCCTGCAGTTGGTTCCAACGTTTCTCTTCAGCTATCCAAGAAATTGGTTTTCATCAATCCCGAGTTGATGATTCTTTATTCACACAGGTTCGTGGAGATTTTATCACTGTGGTGTTATTGTATGTTGATGATATGGTCATAACAGGGAACAATGAGAAGGCTATCAACGACCTCAAAGTCTTCCTTAACAGCTGTTTTAAAATCAAAGATCTTGGACCTCTTAAATACTTCCTTGGCATTGAGGTGGCACGATCAAAGGCTAGAATCTCAGTTTGTTAGCGAAAGTACACTTTAAACATCTTGGAGGAAGCTGGCTTACTTGGAGTAAAGCCTGCAAAAGTGCCTATGGAACCGGATTTGGTACTGACAGAAAAAGGGAGTGATAGCCTCAAAGATCCTACTCGGTATCGGCGGTTGATTGGGAAATTAATTTATCTCACAATCACCCGCCAGATATCACATACTCTATGAACACTCTTAGCCGATTTATGCAAGACCCCAAGCTACATCATTTCAAGGCAGTCCTTCGACTTCTTCAATACTTGAAGGCAGCTCCAGGACAAGGTATATTATTTCCTTCAAATAGCCAATTGCATTTGATTGGATATTGTGATGCTGATTGGGCAAGGTGTCTTGTTACACGCCGGTTAGTTACCGGGTATTGTATTTTCCTTGGTGGATCACTTGTGTCATGGAAAAGTAAAAAACAAGTGACGGTGTCAAGGTCCTCCGCTGAAGCTGAATATCCTTCAATGGCCTCAGTTACATGTGAACTAACTTGGCTGAGGTATCTGTTGAAGGATTTGCGTGTACCTCATTCGGCACTAGCAAGGTTGTTTTGTGACAACCAAGCATCTCTACATATCGCTACAAACCCGGTTTATCGTGAACGAACGAAGCATATAGAACTTGATTGTCATACAATTCGTGAGAGGATTCAAAAAGGTGAAATCAGAACAGCATATGTGCAAACTGGAGAATAGATTGCAGACTTATTCACAAAGCCCTTGCGAGCACCAATTTTTCACATGCATCTTAGCAAGTTGGGTATTATTGACATACACACTCCAACTTGAGAGGGAGTGTTAAAGGAAGAAAGTATATTGTTGATTTGTTGCTGGCATGATTGATGGATAGATAGTCAGTATTGTGATTATAGGAGTGAATGTAGGATCTGGTTTATTGTAATTATTCTTTACCTATAATAGCTTCTGAAACTTGTATATTATAGCATAGCTTTGTACGATTGTAATCATCCAATAAACACTCATTCACATACCAACTTGTTTAGTCACTAGTATAGAGTGAAAAGAAAAATAACTTACAGTGAAGACTATACCATCAAGACGATCCTGGCAACATTTGTTTCGTCATCAAAAGGCGATCTAAAAATATTCTCAAACCGAATAAATCATCAAATTCAATGAAAAATTATAAAACATTTCAATCTACATGAAAAGACGAGATGTAAGAAGTTAAATAACTAAGAGAAGCGAAATTTGCATTCCATGTTTTACAATCCACACTCCTTTCCATTTTTAGCAACTTCAAATTTGTTTTTAGTAACATATGTTTTGTCTTTCTAAAAGCTTTAACTAAAAATAGAAAAGATTAATGTGGATTGTAAAACGAGGAGTGCAAATTTCACTCCCCTTAATTAAATTGTTGTTTATTATATACCGATCAAGTATCTATAATATATGGTAGTGTAGCATGTAATATTAATTGTCTATAAGGAGGCTCTCATTACCGCATCTTAAGCTCTATCGTCGCCATCCACAGGAGCATTCTTAACGTCTGTGTCGTACTTGTAATTTATTGTGCATAGCAATTCATCTTGGGGGAAAAGCTTCAATTTGAGGCGCTTGCTTATTCTTAAAGTTTCTAATGAAGGGAACTTGAGATTGCAGCTTCCCAAGCAAAGTCCTCGGAGACTTGGTAGATTTTGGAGGTCCAAATGTTTCAACCGCCTGAAAGCAATCTCATGATCACCTTCCTCATTTGCCACTATTACTCCCATTCTTTTACACTCCCTGATCTTCAATTTTGTGAGTTGCATTAAACTTGTAGCAATCTGATGGGTTACTAAATATTGCAGTCCATGAAGAGAGGATACAGTCAAAACTGTGAGATTCTGGAAGGATATTGCGGATGTATCCTCTTTAATACGGGACAATCCTTGACGCTTAGTTTCTCCAATTTTGGAAAAAGTGGAACTGCTGATTGAGAGCTCTCCTTCCCAATATTCATAAGATCATTCATATCGCTGATCTTCAGTATCTTAACTTGTGGGAGGATCCCGAGTGGATGTATTTCCCCTCCACTATTATTTACTTCATCCACAAATATTTCTCTGCAAGAATGCTTGTCTTTGTTTTCACTGTCCGTCACAAATATTGTTTCAAGGTTGTGTAATTCCTCAAGGAAAGCAGTGTGCTTGGAGAAGGTCGCGCCGTCAACTTGAACCACACTGAGTTTGGTACAAAATTGTATTGGGGGTACTGGACCACTCCACATCTCTATGGAACCGAAGGCCGCAGCTTCCAAGTTGGGAAAGATTGATGATGAATCCTGAAATATGTATTTCATATTCAATCGAAAAAACATGTGTTCCATATTGGAGAAACATATTAGAACAAAAAATACGGGATGTGAAATCCACACGCCCCAAATTGAAATTCACACACCTTTTTCCTTTTTTAGGTAACACATTCACAAAAAACAAAATTTAAGTCATTAAAAGACAAAATTTAAGTTACCAATAAAAGGAAAAAAATGTATAGATTTCAATTTGGGATGTGTGGATTTCACAATCCTATACTCCTTTTCGCATAAAATGAGAGGTTGTTTAATCTGAATAGAGTGAGAGTTAGACTCCTGTTTTTCTTGACAATATGAAAGTTCCCCAGAGACAAACCCTACTTCACCACATTTGTCCACGTTCAGCCCTTGGAGTGAAGGCCACTGTGAGACATGCTTCCCCGGATGGATGCTCTTTAAGTGGGGCAGGTTTGAGAGTGACAAATGTGTTACTTTTGGAAACACAAACTTTGGCACTGTTTCCAACCTCTCTTCCGTCTGAAAAATGTATTCTAATGTGTCACAGTTTCCTATATCAAATGCACGTAGATTTGGAAAGCAGCACAACATTTTCAACTCTTTGGTTAATGCATCATGAGTTTCTTTGCACTTTAGTCCTCCATATTTGAATACCACTTCTAGTGACGGGCAGGACCACACTGGTGGATTTCCTGCAAGTATACAGGGTGGATATAGTATAGTGAAATGGAAGAGAAGAGGTTGTCGTTCCCACGAGGATATTAATTCAATTCAAATTATGAAATACCTAAATTAACTATACTAAAACACACAAATCACGATAACAATTTAAAAAAAACAAAGAAACAATAAAATAAGTAAACAAATAATGATAAATGAATCTAGGGCATCAGAATCAACCACTAACAATCCTATTTATGCTTTGATGCAACTAACAGACTCTTTCGTTTCTCTAGATGACAATTCCCGTATCTAAGTCCTTCTCAGGTACTCTAGACCATAATTTTCCTTAGTGTATGTTGCTCTCCCTCTCGGGTAAAGGTTGTATATCCTAGCTATGCAGTCTATCCTTCTCAGGTATAAATTTAACATGTAGGACTCATTACGTACTAGAAAATAAGGGAATCAAGCAAACCATTATTCTTTCTCAAGCAACAATGTAATTCACCACACTTAACCACAAGAAGCTATATAAATTATATTGCATCTCTGCTTCAAATTTATCTTCCAATTACTAAATGCAAAGCCCTAAGGTGATCAATCAAAGAACTTTAAACATCAAGCATAAAATTCAACCAGTGATTAAGCATTCATCATTAAGAAACTATAAATCTATTAATTAATAATCAAAGACATAAACATTTATGTTAGGGAATCATCCTAACCCTAGAAAAGGTTTAACTAAACATGACTAAATAAAACATAACAAAAACATAAAAAGAACGAAAAGGTGAAGGATGGATGAATGGATGGATGGTCTCTGCTCCTTTATGCGTCTACAACGTGCTTCCGAGACCCCTCTCAATGTGAAATTCGTGCTCCCTTATATAGAGAAGTTTCCTACTCATCTTTGGCTTCATATTTCCTTGTAAGACTTGGATTCAGACTCCTTTCTTGATATGGAATGGGAAAACCTTGAGATATCTCTTGTAGAACTAGGAATACATGTACTTCTTGAATCCTCATCTGCTATATTGTCCTTGAAGCTTTAGGATTGACGGTCTTATGCCACGGAACTTGAGTTCTCCACAAATGCTCGTAATTTTCCGAGCAGATTTTCTGATCTGACCTATCTTCATTTAAACGATCATAACTCGGTCTAGAAGTATCGAAATCGAGATCCGTAAACTTCTACAGAAAGTAGATTTCCGTAGCTTTCCAATGATATAAGGCTCATAGTCTGATTTGATATGAGTAGTTCCTTGTAAGTCGGCGAAGTTAGATATTCTGCTCATGCAGATTCTGGCACTTGAGATTATAGTCGCCTTTTAATCCTTAGTTGCTCATTTTAGCTCCTTTTCTTCTCCTTACGACAAAAACCTACAAGAACACTAAAATAACGTAAATCTATCACAAATACGAGAATTAAACACAAATATGAAGATTAGGAGTTATATAAATATAGGATAATATGAGCACATCACACACTTGCAAGGACTCTAGAGCATCCAGTCTATCCGAGATACAAGGCACAAAGAGATTTATCAAACCGATGCAGTCATAAACTTTAACATCCAGAAGCCGGCAAAAAGAGTCTGAAGCAAGCTGGTTTTGCCATACTGCCTTCAACTTAGGTAGCTTAAGGAGGTGTAACGTCTCCAAGCTAGGAAATATTATTTGCATCCATGCACATTCAACTTAATTATGGCCTCAATCAACTAACTAAGAAACGTAACTTCATCAGACATAAAACAAAGAAAATTAGAGTTATAAGTTGTGCACCTTTTCGTTGAAAAGAGAGTAATGTACAACATTGTCACCACCAAGGTTTAGTACCTCCTCTAATGATGAAAATTCAGCATGACTTCCTGAATAGAATCTAACCAAGCTTGGAAGCCTTTCTAATTGCAAAGATTCTAGTTTAGAAAAAATGTTATCCATATTGTTATCGTCGTCGTCTTATACGGATACTATCTCCTCCATGCTTCCACAGTTACTAATCTTGAGAGTCCTGAGTCGATCTAAACTTCTGGCCACTGAAGACGATAACAAGATCTTTATACCATGACACTTAACCACTTCCAAGGTTGTTAAACTGGTAAACACAACCTGTAGTACAACTTATTGGGGCATATATCAGTGGATTAATTCTCATATTTATTCTGAAGGAAAAATGCAAACAGCTTTCAGTTTTCATATGTTGCACGGACACTTCACACCCCTAGAGTGTCGGAGTGTCCAACACGCCTCCGACACGGCCCGAAAAGTGTCCGACACACCATGGAAAATGTAGACTTTTCCGACACGTCCCAACACGTTGACCGACATGCCACCTCAGCCTCTGACACGCCACATCATCAATTTTTAATATATACATATATATTTAAAAAAGAAAAAAGGAGTTTAGATGGATTATGGAATGATTGAAATTTTCTTGTCTATTAGGTATTAGAGGGTTGTTGTGTTACTAAGTTGACGCATAGTTTTTTTTTACAACCTACATCGGAACTGCCCATTTGATTCTCTTTAATGACTTGCTTTGATTCTCTTTAAACTTATTTTAATATGTTTATGCAATGGATTGAATTTAAACAAAAAAGAAAGAAAAAAGATTGAATTTAGAACATGATTTTGGTAATGTAATGAACTTATTTAATATTTTAGTATATTTTTTATGTAATAAATATACATAAATATATTATTCTATTTACCGTGTCGGAAACTCAGTTTTTAAGTTTTATCGTATCGCGCCGTGCCGTTTCCGTGCAACATAGGTTTTCAATGAAGTGGTGGGCCCATGATATATATTTTTTTTTTCACTTTTCGTTTTCAACAATGCTTTTGGATTGACCAAGCAATAAATTAGTCCTCATTTTCAATTTCAAAGCTTTTATAATACGGATATTGACAACAAATTGATATGGAGCAACATTTAATTTGCTAAAACATTTGGAACTCAAAAACCAAACTAAAACAAAAGTAACGTACCTTCGAATTTGTGATGTATGTAGAATCTAGTTCACCGAGATAAAGATGCTTCACTTTCCCAACAGCTTCGCCGTCTAATAATTGGGCAATTTGATTAGCATTATCTACCCCCATGAAGCTCAAATCTTCAGATTTCTTCACCAACGTCTTTAGACCTTCGTCCAGTTTGTCGCCAGTAGTGAACTGCAGAGCCAAGGTGTTCATGCTCCGTTCATTCTCATAGGCTGCATTGCCAATAAGTACATGGAATCTTTCTAGTTTTACGGAGAACAAGTCCTCTGGAAGCATATCAGGATCTGGAATATGTATTTCCAATGCTGTTAGTCGAGACAAGTGCTTGAGCTCCGAAAGACTAGCATTACTTCTCTCACCTTCATCTTCATCCTCCCATCCGTTAGTGCTGTGTCTGATTCTCAAGTCTTCTAGTCTTGTCAATCTTGATAAAACATTAGGTGCAATCACATTAAGAGAACAGCTACCGGTCAAATCTAACAATTGCAGACAACTCAATTCTCCAATTTCATCGGTCAGTTGTTCAATATTGGTGTCTACCAAGCTGAGAATTCCTAATTTCCTTAGCTCCCCAACTAGAGCTATGTCTTCTTCCACAATGCAATCCTCTAAACACAACGTCTGAAGATTCTTCAAAAACTTAAGAGATGTAAAATTAATAGTCACATTTCTTAAACCCAACACTTTGAGTTCTTCCATGTTTGCGAAGAAACTGTTTGGGACTCGGAGTGACCGGTACTTGTCTTCACAGCGCAAATAGAACATTTCAAATTTTTTGCATTCCCAAGCATCTGAAAGTGCAACAAGACTGCCAGATTTGGTTGAGATCTTGCTGTACTTTGAGTTTTTGGGCCAAGTTTTGAACTCATCTCCGCATGCTACTGATAAGAGTTGTCCATCCCTAGATGCAATATCAATGGCAACATCATGTACAAGATCATGTATTCTGACGGATGTGTCATCATCATGGTCTAGCAATAGAGAATAACCTTTAAGCTTTATAACCAATGAAAGCAATGAATTTCGTGCTTCATCCATTGTATCAAACATCTTTAAGCAAATCCAACCCCATTGTAACTTTCAACAAGTCTTCGAGAAAGATGGAGTTCTTCCATGAAATAACTCCACATAGCAAGAACAACGGCTTAAGCTCCTCATCATCCAGTCGATCATAGCTCCATTCTAGAGCCAAAAAAGCTTGCTTGGTCGATCCTCTCTTCTCAAACGTCTGAAGGCGTCTCAGAGCATCTTTCCATTCCACTAAAGTACTCTTCCGTAAAGTGCTTGCAACTGTGACAATCAAAACTGGCAAACCTCCACATCTTTTGGCTACTTCGGCTGCTACAGTTTGTATATCGGGATCTTTAACACCATCACCCGCCTTGCTTTCAAATACTCCAACTTTCTTTTTCGCCTAAGATGGCAAGCTGAAATTCTTTCTGTACACCCATCTTATTGGATACTTCTCGACTTCGGGATGTCATTAATATTTTACAAGTTGCCACATCTGGAAGTCCCACGACTTTTAAATCAAAGAAACTCCAAATATCATCTAAAACAACCAGTGTCTTCTTGTTTTTTATCCTTCCACATATTTGACGTGCCTTTTCAGCTACAGATTGACTTTCCAGAGCACTCATACCTAACTTTTCAGCAATTTCTATTTGAAGTCGGCCAATATCTGGATTCTCTTTCACATCTCGAACCATGACCACATCCTCAAATAACCCATCTTTTATAACTTGCCTAACAACTTCTTCCGCTAGTGTGGTCTTTCCAACCCCTCCAATACCATACACCCCAATCTTGTTTGTATCAAGATTTTTCAATTCATCAATGATTCCATTTACAGTTGAAATCCTTGAATCAAATTCCCCATAATCTTTGGCAGATACAAGAAATACCTCTTCAGCACGACCACCACATGCAATACTGGGAAAAACTCTTCCATTCATTTCAACAACCACCTCCAACAACTTTGTTGATTTCCTGCTTAGCTGATGACGAGTCCTCAGATTAGGACAAAAACCATGAAGACACTCCATCTTTGCTTGGTCATCTTCCAATAATTCCTCTACTTTTCCAATGATCTTATCTCTTTCTGTCATCCACAGCACAACATCAGGCTGGATTGTTTCGCCTCTTCTTTCAACTGCAACAATGTCATTCTGCATGCGCCCTCTGGTAGCCTTCAGTTCGTCCAGTCGAGTCTGTAGCATATGAAGGTTGCTTTTGCAATGAATTATATACCCTCCCTGGCGTATAATTGGTACAACTGCATACTCGGCAATTTTTCCAGCAACTGTAATAAGAATGTCCATGTCTGTTGTATAATGTACATGTTGTTAGGATACTGATCTACAGTTATCGGTATCCAGTAAAAATTACAAATAAGTACAAGAAAACTAGGCGATAACCACATCAAATGCAGAGACAGTGCCACACTTTTACGTCGATCAAGTTGGCAATCTAAGACCATGCCAGTTAAACTGTCGTTTGTGGGATTTGATATTCATAGTATATTAGACTTTGAAGTATTTGAAGATAGTTAATCAGGTTGATGTAATAATTTAATGATGAGCCAACCAGAAGTATGGTCACCTGGAATATAGCACAAAGGGGAGTAGAAATCAACTGAACTGGCTTCTCTGGTATGTCTCGGCTCAGCTCTGAGTCATATTGAGAAAATATTTGAGTTCAAGGTAAATTAATCCCTACATTTTTCTGGTAAATCGATTCTTGACTTCCATGGATTACTAGGATTTGAGTTCCTATTTTGCTCATGATGGTGTTTGGTATGAAATTCACCAGTGTTTGGAAATTCAGAACTTCCCTGCTTTGGTGTGAGATCTAGGTTCTAGTTAAGGATGCCTATAAATCAAAACAATAAATTGTTTAGTTTGGTCTTTATGAAGTTAGTTGTTAATTAGAAAATAATCTGTGGAGGAAGGGGAATAAGCCTAAAGAATTAAGACTTTCGAATCAGTATGGAACAAAGTACTGGTTGAAGTAACATTATAAAACAGAGGTTCCCGAACCAATCTATGTGAAGGCATTACCTGTTTTTCAGTTCCCTTATTGATGCAATTGTTGTAAACCCACAAGAAGAGTTGATGAACACGAACAAACTCCAAGTCCTGCAAGAATCACACAACATAAGTAAGCCAAACACTCAAGCACAAACATACAACAGCAATGGAATTTGGAAGCACACATCTAGGAAATGAAATGAATACAACACACCTTAGTATTAGGAAATTACTAGCTATTACTGGAGCTAGTCTATTTTCAAGACACATCCTTTGTTTTTGAGAGGTTAAACTTTCATCGAAAAAAAAAGAATTTACACTCCCAACAAGCTGATTCACAAATTATACACAACTAAAACGAACTACAAAGAGCAGAACTGGCCGAAGCCAAACCAATCTTTTAAAAGTTGAAACTACGACCACAAGAACCAACCTTCTCCAAACATCAAGAGGAACAAAGCATTGCAAAGAGAAACACTCACCCAGTGTTTCCACCGGAGCTAAAAGGCCGAACATAATCAGTCACTTCCAAATGGGAGTTGTCGATGTCCCAATAGAATCTTAAACCGAAGAGTTGGAAACAGGGACAACCGAGATTGAGAAAAACTAAAGGAGGGAAAGGAAAAGAAAAGCTGCATGAAAAATTTGGCAGCAAAGGGTGGTCGGGCGAGAATCATCACGGTGGATGAGAGAACCGGCCGACTCTGGAGGGTCGTCATGAAAGGTAAAATAGACAAGGCAATTCCAGAACGGTACAGTACACTGCTCTACTAGAAGTCTAAAACCGCTGCTCTATAGTAAATGCCGGCTTTCGTTGAATACTCCAAAAGAACAAAGACGTAAAACCTCGGAAGTGTAGAAGGTCCTGGGCCGGGTCTCTCGAGTTTGGAATTAGGGCCTTGTTTAATAACTAAACATGACATGAGTTT encodes:
- the LOC101297967 gene encoding disease resistance protein At4g27190-like, which produces MFDTMDEARNSLLSLVIKLKGYSLLLDHDDDTSVRIHDLVHDVAIDIASRDGQLLSVACGDEFKTWPKNSKYSKISTKSGSLVALSDAWECKKFEMFYLRCEDKYRSLRVPNSFFANMEELKVLGLRNVTINFTSLKFLKNLQTLCLEDCIVEEDIALVGELRKLGILSLVDTNIEQLTDEIGELSCLQLLDLTGSCSLNVIAPNVLSRLTRLEDLRIRHSTNGWEDEDEGERSNASLSELKHLSRLTALEIHIPDPDMLPEDLFSVKLERFHVLIGNAAYENERSMNTLALQFTTGDKLDEGLKTLVKKSEDLSFMGVDNANQIAQLLDGEAVGKVKHLYLGELDSTYITNSKVVFTSLTTLEVVKCHGIKILLSSSVARSLDRLRTLKISNCGSMEEIVSDSSSIFPNLEAAAFGSIEMWSGPVPPIQFCTKLSVVQVDGATFSKHTAFLEELHNLETIFVTDSENKDKHSCREIFVDEVNNSGGEIHPLGILPQVKILKISDMNDLMNIGKESSQSAVPLFPKLEKLSVKDCPIRECKRMGVIVANEEGDHEIAFRRLKHLDLQNLPSLRGLCLGSCNLKFPSLETLRISKRLKLKLFPQDELLCTINYKYDTDVKNAPVDGDDRA
- the LOC101298264 gene encoding probable disease resistance protein At5g63020-like, yielding MDILITVAGKIAEYAVVPIIRQGGYIIHCKSNLHMLQTRLDELKATRGRMQNDIVAVERRGETIQPDVVLWMTERDKIIGKVEELLEDDQAKMECLHGFCPNLRTRHQLSRKSTKLLEVVVEMNGRVFPSIACGGRAEEVFLVSAKDYGEFDSRISTVNGIIDELKNLDTNKIGVYGIGGVGKTTLAEEVVRQVIKDGLFEDVVMVRDVKENPDIGRLQIEIAEKLGMSALESQSVAEKARQICGRIKNKKTLVVLDDIWSFFDLKVVGLPDVATCKILMTSRSREVSNKMGVQKEFQLAILGEKESWSI